Genomic DNA from Garra rufa chromosome 22, GarRuf1.0, whole genome shotgun sequence:
caaaacttgattagtaatatgcatcactaaaaacttcatttggacaactttaaaagcgattttctcaatatttagatgttttgcatcctcagattctagattttcaaatattgtattttgtggtccagagtcacatatctcAACCGCAGTGATCTCTACAGGACAGAGATGATACTACAAGACATAAAATGGACTGTATTGTCATGGCAACTGGAAGTGGCTAGAAGCAGAGACCTTCAGGCTCTCATGAGGACCATATGAGCTCATTACAGCAACAGCTGTTAAACGCTTCACTTCACAAAATGCTCCTCAGTCAAAACACAATTCACACAGAAACTATTTCTGTTATCCTTTACTCACTCAGAATTCACATTTTATAAAACACAAAAGGAGACATTgagcagaatgttcatgctgctcttttccgTACAATGACAACTCTAAAAGATAAGAGCAGATTTCTTTGTGTGAAGAACAAATGTGAACACGAATCATCTCAAATGATTTAGTAACCAGTAAAAAGCATTTATTGGCCCTCATTCACCTGTGACTGATGATGTTCATTCTTAGCAAGCCAGAAAGCCTCCATCGATGGGCAGGATGACGCCGTTGGTCATGGCGCTCTTATCGCTGAGGAGGAAGAGGATGGAGTTGACCACATCCTCCACTTCTAAACAAAGACAAACAGAAACACTCTAGAAAACCCAAATCAGCAGAGACTGAGGCTGCTGACATTCTGCTGTTTCATACGTTTCACAATCTGCCTCTGATCTCACTAAATCACACAATCTCTGCTTTGAGAGAATCTGACTTACCATATAGACTAgagatgcaccaaatgttcgtCAACCGAAATTATTCAGCTGAAAATAGCGAATAAGTCAATGAAAAAGTGAAAACGCTGAATAACTTATGGTGAACAATGAGGTGaggcgatcaaatagaggcgtgcactaatgcagcaaacatgtggtcagtgtggaagcatttaaaactgtccgagaaagacgcaaaaatcattccaagtatttattctgacagcagctccttagccagggttcaaagcccaaagatgacaatcattcacaaatctgctgctgccagcaaaaagtaggactgagctcttcttgcgggtttaccactaaataaaagacaACATTCAGAAATATTAGTATCGgctttttactgttgttctgtcaaataaaataaaacaaatactgcATAAGATTTCTGTTCAAACTAAAAGCTTACTTCTAAGCGCATATACTAAAGCGTTATGTACTTCCCAGCAACCCACCAAAATAAAAACTTGCTAATTTAGGTTTGAAAATTATCAGAATTCACATAGAAAATTAAAGattttttactataaaaaaaaagtttactataaaataattgtatttttatttaatttagaaaaataaataaataaataaagtccaatgatattatcatcattattattaattttatattgaattatatttaatgggtcacactatgtgtAGTGTGAGGACTGAGGACCAAACCACATCTCCAGGTACTTTTATGAGAACCAGGCAAAAAAAAACTTCtgtctattaatacatttattctaacattgtcctttgctcagcaaggctgcatttatttgtagatTAAAAACACACGCCTGATTCAAGAATGAGCACagtatattattttactaacttagtCATGTTAAGTTCAATTGTGGTTTGTTGGAAGGCtctaatgtctactagaatgttacaaatgttcagtgttaagtaaatgtttttaaattgctgttttgtaattgattgatTTCTTTGAAATGCAAGACAAActctaaaaagcaaatattggctatttaatttatgcaatggtaaaagaaattggcaaaatacatggggggaaacACAAAAAAACGCGTTCGGTACTTGGTCTTCGGTCTAAAGTTTATTttgctttggccaagaattttcatttcagtgcatccctagtatagacatgtattttcaaCATCAATGAGATTATATCACTGAGACTTACACAGACTTACCTGCAAACTTCCCCAGCGGGATGCGGGACGTCATGCTTTTGGCTTTTTCTGGGTCACTCCATCCAATCCTCCCCATATCCGTCATCACCACGGTCGGGTTCACGGAGTTCACTCGGATCTGTCCGGGACGATTACATGACAGACATGCTGAATAACGCCACATTAACAACAAATACAGTTCATCTGGCAATCAATATGGGCAAATAGACACTTTCAGTTCAATACAGAGAACACTGGCACAGATCTGATCAaagatttgtcatttttaaaatcagatttaacaaactaaaaacataaagaaacatcaataataataataataataataataataatagaattagTTGttgaaataaatacacatttttattatgattattaaaatgattaatttaataataaaaataattaccattaaCTACAAACcaacatttgattaaataaataaatgaaaataatattaaaaatgatataaaaacagtgtaacatgttacattttaattattaatgatatttaaaatCTAATATTGATACTAATAACAATAATCAACATAATCATAATGAATTTAAATACTAtttaaagaatatatatataataacagaaATACACCAACATGGGTAACAAATATACAACCCTGTTACCCATTttggtgtattttttttatattaataaatgagtaaataaataaataaataaataataataataataataataattattattattattactattaataataataataataataataataatgttaatcataatacatttaaataatatttaaaaaatataaaaacaaagaaatacaCCAAAATGGGTAACTAAATCTGCAACCCTGTTAccaatttgtgtattttttgttttaatattttaaataaatacatacatacatggatattgttataataataataataataataataataataataataataatgttaatcataatacatttaaataatatttaaaaaatataaaaacaaagaaatacaCCAAAATGGGTAACTAAATCTGCAACCCTGTTAcacattttagtgtatttttttgttttaatattttaaaagtaataaataaatacataaataaatatataaatataataataataataataataataataataataataataataaatgtaataaaatattttaaaaaatacaccaAGATGGGTCATTTAATCCGTAACCCTGTTACTCATTTTGgagtattttctgtttttatattttaaatattattaatttgtgtattaattaattaaataattaattattattattattattattattattattattattattatattaataaaagtattaacaataatcataattttatattctttttaaatatgaaatattattaatttattattattattataaacgtattaacaacaataaattaatcaatcaattaattgattaatattaatatattaataaaatatgaataataatatttcttaatcataatatatttaaacaatattttaaaaatataaaaacagaaaacaccAAAATGGGTAACGGGGTTAAATTTGGCTGTTAATATATCAATACAGCAACATAATCATCATACTTAACATTATCATATTTTGCATTTTCAAAGAAAGCATTACAACAGTCATCAGTCCAACATGGAAAAGGCCATAAATCTGCATTATCAGCGGTCAGTAATTCCATCCACTCCTCCACGTAATTACACACACAGCCCAACATTTAATCACCCATTTGACATATTCAGCAAACGCATTTAGAGATTTAAGAGGGTGCTTGTTGATTCCCGGAAAGACTGTTCACCACAAAGTGTCATTTTGTTCCTCAAAGCTGTAAACAACATATAATGAGCTCCGAGTTTGACCAATCTCATAAACATGCTCTGACAAAACTCTGGAGTGTAAATCAGGATTTAATAAGCAGCGATGAACCTGAAACGGGCCCAGCTCCAGCGCCATCACTCTGGTCAACATGTCCAGCGCTCCTTTAGTGGCACCTGCGCAACACACagtcactttattattattactttaaaaatgagatgtatacatcatctgaaagctgaataaataagctttagcTTGTTAGATAATACAGCAATATTTgtctaagatacaactatttgaaaatctggaatctgagggtgcaaaaaaacaaatattgagaaaatcgcctttaaagttgtcaaaaaatGAAGTCAAAAATTCAAAAactaagtttggatatatttacggtaggacatgtactaaatattttcatggaacatgatctttacgtaatatcctgcAACCCTGTTACGTATTTTGgagtattttctgtttttatattttaaatattattaatttatgtattatttaatgtattattattattattattattatattaatacaactatcaacaacaacaataattattatcttaatcataatacatttaaataatatttaaaaaaaatatataaaaacttaacttatttatctattaatttaataaattaattattattatattaataaaaatatgaacaaTGATAATCTTAAATCAcaataaatgcaaataatatttaaaaaaatatataaaaactgaaaatacacCAAAACGGTTAACTAAATCTGCAAGCccgtttttatattttaaatattattaatttatgtattcattaatttattattattattattattattattattatattattatatacattaatcaatcaattaattaatattattatattaataaacatattaacaatattaacaataatcttaatcttatttaaataatatttgaaaatcagaaaacaaaaacagaaaacataTCAAAATGGGTAACAGGGTTAAATTTGGCTGTCACTCAGCAGGGTtgctaacaataacaacaatataatcatcattattatcatcatcatatagagataaactgagatttataaacCATCTGgacgctgaataaataagctttaactTGTTAGAATACagcaatatttggtcgagatacaactatttgaaaatccagaatctgagggtgcaaaaaaatctaaatattgagaaaatcacctttgaagttgtccaaatgaagttcttaacaatgcatattactaatcaaaaattaagttttgatatatttacagtaggaaatttactaaacattttcatggaacatgatctttacttaatatcctaatgattttttgcataaaagaaaaattgatcattttgacccatactaagtatttttggcttttgctataaatatacccgtgctacttaagactggttttgcatATTGCATCATTGCAAATTTTAGCAATGTTTGCATGCACCAAAATAATCTGTTAATAATCAGAAACCTTTATGTAAACATGATTGTAGACCTCAAATCATCTGATCAATTcttatgaatttttaaatgtcCTAGTAAAAAGTCTCTTCCGCTCTCCAAGGCtgtattcatttgatcaaaaatacagtaaaaattgtaaaatattattacagtgtaAAATAGTTGCTTTCTAAATGACTATctgttaaaatctaatttattcctgtgatcaaagctgaattttcagcatcattactgcagtcttcagatcacatgatccttcagaaatcattctaataaactgattttccatttaatttttaCTCAGGCTTAATTTTTAATAGTGGTTCTTTCTTAATATCTGTGCTGaaaagtttttgctgcttaatatttaataatttattttataaatatctcTACTGTCACTTTATGCATTCTTGatgaactaaaaaaaatatatatatatttttttatcttatttaccccaaacttttgaatggtaatgtattACGACATAATGTTTCCAAAactattgtgcagcacaactgttttccaaatcgctaataatcagaaatgtttgttgagcagcaaatcaaatattagaatgatttctgaaggatcatgtgacactgaagactgcagtaatgatgctgaaaatacagctttgatcacaggaataaattacatttttaatatatatttgcatagaaaacagctatattaaattgtaataatatttcacaatttttactgtatttttgatcaaataaatgcagaagagacttctctcAGAAACATTGAGAAAGCTTTTGACAAATAGTGTAATGCACTAGTAGACCACAAAATCTggtcaattatttcaaaattgagatgtatacatcatctgaaagctgaattaataagctttgATTGATTGGTTGTATGGTTTGTCAGAAtagaaaactatttgaaaatctgaaatctcagTGTGCAAAAGAAAACtagtgagaaaatcgcctttaaagctgtccaactgaagttcttagcaatgcatattactaatcagaaattaagtttggatatatttatagtagcaaattcactaaatatcttcatggaacatgatcttaatatcctaatgatttttggcataaaagaaaaatcaataattttgacccatacacagtatttttggctattgctacaaatattcccatgCCACTTAAGATTGCAATGTTTATGAtttatataaacagaattataaaTCAGATTGGATTCAAAAATTCCCTCCAGGCTTAATAAATAGGTCTGGGACAATGATTCCAGTTGCATGAATGTGATACGATTAAACGCTTGGGACTCACAATATACAGCATGATCTCTCAGAGCGCTCTGTGAGGCTTGACTCGAGATGTTCACAATGGATCCTCCGCTTCCCCTGGCCTTCATTCCTCGAGCCACGATCTAAAACAAATGTAGATAGCATTTATAAAAGTCCTTCGGATCTCATCCAGCATCGCTTTAGTCTCTTCTTACTTGAGCAACATGAAGTGCAGCTTTCACGTTGACATTGAAAGACCTGCGAAAGCAATCACAAATGCACTCAGcctatttaaaaaagacaaatgataGCGTGTGAGTGATATTTCAAAGCCTTACATGTCAAACTGATCTGGTGTGACTTCCAGAAAGGGCTGAAGTTTAGCGCAGGCGGCATTGTTCACCAGCAGATCCACCGGACCCACGTCTTTCAGCGCCTGCTCTGTGGCGTCCCAGTCTGACAGATCCACGCACACCGGCCTGATGGAGGGACACTGCGGATCAGAAGCAGCCCGAGTTACAAAGACACTGGCTATTGTCCGAATCTGGCTGAATGAGAGCTATGGGCATAAAGGAGCAGCGGGAGAATAGCGATGCGCTGGGGGACAATGGATCGCTGGGGTTTTGTCTCGGATGAGCCGGACCGTGACGAGGGGTCGTTACCTCCTGCACCAGGCCATCCAGGTCAGCCTTAGTGCGTGTGACAGCCGTGACCTCTGACCCACAGCGTGCCAGAGCCAGAGCCGTGGCTCGTCCGATCCCTGCGAGGCATTAAGGGAAAGTCAACGATCTGGAGTTTCATTACTTCTAACATGAGTCATTTGGAAAGTTCAAAGCATGCATACTATGCGCTTATTATGCATTTCTAAAGGGACAGTTTGCAAAACATttatcttctgtggaacacaaatgaagatttttctaagaattgtatcTACTTAGCACAATTAACAATCAAATGTTTTTTGGAcattataatttttaatgttttttttttttctaaggaagactcttctgctcaccaagcctgcatttatttgatttaaagtacagcaaaaacagtaaaattctgaaatatttttactgtttaaaataactgttttctatttgaatatattttaaaatctaatttatttctgcgatcaaagctgcattttcagcatcattactgcagtcttaagtgtcacatgatccttcagaaatcagtctaagattctgatttgctgcttaacaaacatttttattattattatcatcaatatttaaaacagttgagtatttacaacagttttcaggattctttgattaatagaaagatcccaaAAACAGGAATTATCTCAAATAAAATTTTGTaacaaaagcttggagtcagtatatatatatatacattgatacttttatttagcaaggatgctttaaattgatcaaaagtgatgataaagacatttataatgttactaaagatttctatttcagataaatgctgttcttcttgacactgtcaaagaaacctaaaaaaaaattctacacaactgtt
This window encodes:
- the LOC141298024 gene encoding L-xylulose reductase-like yields the protein MEISFSGKRALVTGAGKGIGRATALALARCGSEVTAVTRTKADLDGLVQECPSIRPVCVDLSDWDATEQALKDVGPVDLLVNNAACAKLQPFLEVTPDQFDMSFNVNVKAALHVAQIVARGMKARGSGGSIVNISSQASQSALRDHAVYCATKGALDMLTRVMALELGPFQIRVNSVNPTVVMTDMGRIGWSDPEKAKSMTSRIPLGKFAEVEDVVNSILFLLSDKSAMTNGVILPIDGGFLAC